A stretch of the Arcobacter sp. LA11 genome encodes the following:
- a CDS encoding DNA polymerase IV codes for MFLHLDLDCFFISAHRTIDKSLKNIPAAVGGRSNLNIFSTKKEVRKISENSGAFVSTILTNEGEKSFKEYFVDENGKIRGIITTSSYEARAFGVKTAMSVNEALKLCPHLKMVPPNYPLYHELSQKLLKLLEHEIPLVEQFSIDEFFGDLRGYIQEEDVVNFAYTLKKKIEKEFNLPISIGIAHSKYLAKLITEYAKPDGVKYIKKEHMANFIKDIPIKEFPGIGKGYQTRLKGYGIKTLGDIANKKELFYSWKKPGIDLYNKVCGINDNTLSLSKDKKSIGIGRSFDPIYDRDELKRRIIILSRYLCFLVKKANVNPLTYAIKIKYEYRIKSKNYINVNRIFNEEDFKFNMKKLFIQNDIHSTHGIIQLNLTVSNFSKPKEFTYNLFEYESDIKKRKLTNQIQKLRSKFGIDIIKSASELEEKNN; via the coding sequence ATGTTTTTACATTTGGATTTAGATTGTTTTTTTATATCTGCTCATAGAACTATTGATAAAAGTTTAAAAAATATTCCTGCTGCTGTTGGAGGACGAAGTAACTTAAATATTTTTTCAACTAAAAAAGAGGTTCGAAAAATAAGTGAAAATAGTGGTGCTTTTGTAAGTACTATTTTAACTAATGAAGGTGAAAAAAGTTTTAAAGAGTATTTTGTTGATGAAAATGGAAAAATAAGAGGAATAATCACAACTTCCTCATATGAAGCAAGAGCTTTTGGCGTTAAAACTGCAATGAGTGTAAATGAAGCTTTAAAACTTTGTCCTCATCTTAAAATGGTTCCTCCTAATTATCCTTTATATCATGAACTATCACAAAAACTTTTAAAACTTTTAGAACATGAAATTCCATTAGTTGAACAATTTTCAATTGATGAATTTTTTGGAGATTTAAGAGGATATATACAAGAAGAAGATGTTGTAAATTTTGCATATACTTTAAAAAAAAAGATAGAAAAAGAGTTTAATCTTCCTATTTCTATAGGTATAGCACATTCAAAATATTTAGCAAAACTAATAACAGAATATGCAAAACCAGACGGTGTTAAGTATATAAAAAAAGAGCATATGGCTAATTTCATAAAAGATATTCCTATAAAAGAATTTCCTGGAATAGGTAAAGGATATCAGACTCGTTTAAAAGGTTATGGAATTAAAACCTTAGGAGATATTGCAAATAAAAAGGAACTTTTTTATTCTTGGAAAAAACCAGGAATAGATCTTTATAATAAAGTTTGTGGAATTAATGATAATACACTTTCTCTTTCAAAAGATAAGAAGTCCATTGGAATAGGAAGAAGTTTTGACCCTATTTATGATAGAGATGAACTGAAAAGAAGGATTATTATTTTAAGTAGATATTTGTGTTTTTTAGTAAAAAAAGCAAATGTAAATCCTCTTACTTATGCAATTAAAATTAAATATGAATATAGAATAAAATCAAAAAACTATATAAATGTAAATAGAATATTCAATGAAGAAGATTTCAAGTTTAATATGAAGAAGTTGTTTATTCAAAATGATATACATTCTACACATGGCATAATACAACTAAATCTAACAGTATCAAATTTTTCAAAGCCAAAAGAGTTTACTTATAATTTATTTGAGTATGAAAGTGATATAAAAAAAAGAAAACTTACAAATCAGATACAAAAATTAAGATCAAAATTTGGTATTGATATTATAAAAAGTGCTTCTGAACTTGAAGAGAAAAATAATTAA
- a CDS encoding sensor histidine kinase, whose product MTQDSSQLNTIIKEQKKVIDKLEKHYLSIFEHSKVGIVYLNTNGSFIEVNKSFCEMLGYSENELLNLSFKDITHKNDLEKDLIIYEESQKDGTDSFTLEKRYIRKNGVILWADIFVNHIRDEQGKWISSVVIINNITERKKIQDTILEQTKTMQLYLDLVDVMIVALNNQGNITLVNRKTCEVLGYGEESILGKNWFNNFVCEYDRENAIDLYLKTINQESNIVEKLQYYIVCKNGERRMILWRRAYVYNDERDISGLISSGEDITEMIKLEEENKKSEQALINQSKMASMGEMLRNIAHQWRQPLSTISTAASGIKIQKELGVLDDKEFDTTMDAIVDTTQYLSQTINDFQNFFKMDSSIREFSSKDLVENIKSLISSSYKSNDIELIIEESENFLFKALYNEFIQVIINILNNAKDAFEHSTLKDRVVILSSVLEDNCYTLYIKDNAGGIPEDIINRIFEPYFTTKHQSLGTGIGLYMTKDIIENHLDGTIIAYNEKVEYKDTLRTGAVFKLTIPNVK is encoded by the coding sequence ATGACTCAAGATTCTAGCCAATTAAATACAATCATTAAAGAACAAAAAAAAGTAATAGATAAATTAGAAAAACACTATTTATCTATTTTTGAACATTCTAAAGTAGGGATTGTTTATTTAAATACTAATGGAAGTTTTATTGAGGTAAATAAGAGCTTTTGTGAGATGTTAGGCTATTCAGAAAATGAGCTTTTAAATCTTTCTTTTAAAGATATAACACATAAGAATGATTTAGAAAAAGATTTAATTATCTATGAAGAGTCTCAAAAAGATGGAACAGATAGTTTTACTTTAGAAAAAAGATATATTAGAAAAAATGGTGTTATTCTTTGGGCAGATATATTTGTAAATCATATTCGTGATGAGCAGGGTAAGTGGATATCTTCAGTAGTAATTATAAATAATATAACTGAAAGAAAAAAGATTCAAGATACAATCTTGGAGCAAACAAAAACGATGCAATTATATCTTGATTTAGTAGATGTTATGATTGTTGCTTTAAATAATCAAGGAAATATTACTTTAGTAAATAGAAAAACATGTGAAGTATTAGGATATGGAGAAGAATCAATTTTAGGAAAGAATTGGTTTAATAATTTTGTTTGTGAATATGATAGGGAAAATGCAATAGATTTATATCTTAAAACAATTAATCAAGAATCAAATATTGTAGAAAAATTACAATATTATATTGTATGTAAAAATGGCGAAAGAAGAATGATTCTATGGAGACGAGCTTATGTCTATAATGATGAAAGAGACATATCTGGGCTAATTTCTTCTGGTGAAGATATAACAGAGATGATTAAACTAGAAGAAGAAAATAAAAAAAGTGAACAAGCTTTAATTAATCAATCAAAAATGGCATCTATGGGTGAAATGCTTAGAAATATTGCACATCAATGGAGACAACCTTTAAGTACAATCTCAACAGCAGCATCAGGAATAAAGATTCAGAAAGAATTAGGTGTTTTAGATGACAAAGAGTTTGATACAACAATGGATGCTATTGTAGATACAACACAATATTTATCTCAAACAATTAATGATTTTCAAAACTTCTTTAAAATGGATAGTAGTATTCGTGAATTCTCTTCTAAGGATTTAGTTGAAAATATAAAGAGTTTAATTTCTTCAAGTTATAAATCAAATGATATTGAGTTGATAATAGAAGAAAGTGAGAATTTTCTTTTTAAAGCTTTATATAATGAGTTTATTCAAGTAATTATAAATATTTTAAATAATGCAAAAGATGCTTTTGAACATAGTACACTAAAAGATCGTGTTGTAATTTTATCTTCAGTTTTGGAAGATAATTGTTATACTCTTTATATCAAAGACAATGCAGGTGGTATTCCAGAAGATATAATAAATAGAATATTTGAACCGTATTTCACTACTAAACACCAATCTTTGGGAACAGGAATTGGTTTATATATGACTAAAGATATTATTGAAAATCATCTAGATGGAACAATAATCGCTTATAATGAAAAAGTAGAATATAAAGATACTTTACGTACAGGTGCAGTATTTAAATTAACAATACCAAATGTAAAATAA